A DNA window from Myxocyprinus asiaticus isolate MX2 ecotype Aquarium Trade chromosome 15, UBuf_Myxa_2, whole genome shotgun sequence contains the following coding sequences:
- the LOC127453175 gene encoding muscle, skeletal receptor tyrosine protein kinase-like isoform X2, producing MELQIAHFIRTVLLLQICLLWSGQCLSLHFTNQQPIYVIKGHSLILQVQTDLLHGERVAKVTWDHKAKNSAKNLTVAEFPGRVFDERVTVDQQGFTLKIRDYEPADSGVYTITVTNQSGQRRSEQQIVQDYLAVNHVSVMVNVSHCILHCMEAWGTEPTFTWLHEQAAVTEEVGRVSTDGTSLYVSSTFCGHFTCVVSNKLGHSSATYTAEPCERKNKATTAVVVCSLLLLLVATSLAFLLWRRHRYQSNRRERLREPYEDTL from the exons ATGGAACTGCAAATAGCGCATTTTATTCGGACTGTCCTACTTTTACAAATCTGCT TGCTCTGGAGCGGCCAGTGCTTGTCCCTACACTTCACAAACCAGCAGCCAATATATGTCATCAAAGGTCATAGTTTAATCTTACAGGTACAAACTGACCTGCTACATGGTGAGCGTGTTGCCAAGGTGACGTGGGACCACAAGGCAAAAAATTCGGCAAAGAATTTGACAGTGGCCGAGTTTCCTGGTAGAGTATTTGATGAAAGGGTGACTGTGGACCAACAAGGATTCACTCTGAAGATCAGGGATTATGAACCTGCGGACAGTGGCGTATATACAATTACAGTTACAAACCAATCAGGGCAGAGACGATCAGAACAGCAAATCGTACAAGACTATC tGGCAGTAAATCATGTATCAGTGATGGTGAATGTGTCTCACTGCATTCTGCACTGTATGGAGGCGTGGGGCACTGAGCCCACCTTCACCTGGCTGCACGAGCAAGCGGCTGTGACGGAGGAAGTGGGTCGTGTGTCTACAGATGGAACATCTCTGTACGTCTCCAGCACCTTCTGTGGACACTTCACTTGTGTGGTGAGCAACAAACTGGGCCACAGTTCTGCAACCTACACTGCAG agccATGCGAGAGGAAAAACAAAGCCACAACTGCTGTTGTTGTGTGTTCATTACTGCTGCTGCTGGTGGCCACATCTCTGGCGTTTCTACTATGGAG GAGACACCGGTATCAAAGCAACAGAAGGGAAAGACTGAGAGAGCCCTATGAAGACACTCTGTGA
- the LOC127453175 gene encoding uncharacterized protein LOC127453175 isoform X1, translated as MELQIAHFIRTVLLLQICCPRGGAVTHLNLGGQVSVTSASETVNQRILSRDSLCMTPRRLTACGGSCYSPRSTHNLRHAPLRGKTTNRDHEEVTPCDSTQAPVNTEFYEIPNLTVVTPCKRANIAVASTVKVLWSGQCLSLHFTNQQPIYVIKGHSLILQVQTDLLHGERVAKVTWDHKAKNSAKNLTVAEFPGRVFDERVTVDQQGFTLKIRDYEPADSGVYTITVTNQSGQRRSEQQIVQDYLAVNHVSVMVNVSHCILHCMEAWGTEPTFTWLHEQAAVTEEVGRVSTDGTSLYVSSTFCGHFTCVVSNKLGHSSATYTAEPCERKNKATTAVVVCSLLLLLVATSLAFLLWRRHRYQSNRRERLREPYEDTL; from the exons ATGGAACTGCAAATAGCGCATTTTATTCGGACTGTCCTACTTTTACAAATCTGCT gtcctcgtggtggcgcggttactcacctcaatctgggtggacaagtctcagttacctccgcttctgagactgtcaatcagcgcatcttatcacgtgactcgttatgcatgacaccgcggagactcacagcatgtggaggctcatgctactctccgcgatccacgcacaacttacgacacgccccattgagagggaaaaccactaatcgtgaccacgaggaagttaccccatgtgactctaccc aggcccccgtaaaCACAGAATTCTATGAAATCCCCAACTTGACAGTCGTGACGCcatgtaaaagagccaatatTGCAGtggcctcaacagttaaag TGCTCTGGAGCGGCCAGTGCTTGTCCCTACACTTCACAAACCAGCAGCCAATATATGTCATCAAAGGTCATAGTTTAATCTTACAGGTACAAACTGACCTGCTACATGGTGAGCGTGTTGCCAAGGTGACGTGGGACCACAAGGCAAAAAATTCGGCAAAGAATTTGACAGTGGCCGAGTTTCCTGGTAGAGTATTTGATGAAAGGGTGACTGTGGACCAACAAGGATTCACTCTGAAGATCAGGGATTATGAACCTGCGGACAGTGGCGTATATACAATTACAGTTACAAACCAATCAGGGCAGAGACGATCAGAACAGCAAATCGTACAAGACTATC tGGCAGTAAATCATGTATCAGTGATGGTGAATGTGTCTCACTGCATTCTGCACTGTATGGAGGCGTGGGGCACTGAGCCCACCTTCACCTGGCTGCACGAGCAAGCGGCTGTGACGGAGGAAGTGGGTCGTGTGTCTACAGATGGAACATCTCTGTACGTCTCCAGCACCTTCTGTGGACACTTCACTTGTGTGGTGAGCAACAAACTGGGCCACAGTTCTGCAACCTACACTGCAG agccATGCGAGAGGAAAAACAAAGCCACAACTGCTGTTGTTGTGTGTTCATTACTGCTGCTGCTGGTGGCCACATCTCTGGCGTTTCTACTATGGAG GAGACACCGGTATCAAAGCAACAGAAGGGAAAGACTGAGAGAGCCCTATGAAGACACTCTGTGA